One genomic window of Halorhabdus sp. CBA1104 includes the following:
- a CDS encoding MnhB domain-containing protein: MSSEETPSTYVESPIIMTTVRVVAPFVLAFGLFVMFHGAESAGGGFQGGVIAGAVILMLAFAYGIEPTREWLGSSLLAIAAVTGVVVFAVVGLGAIVLGGSFLEYPVYGIHHASKYGIELVELGIGATVAGVITSLFFLLAAGVSEEVDEA; encoded by the coding sequence ATGAGTAGTGAGGAAACGCCCTCGACGTACGTCGAGAGTCCGATCATCATGACGACCGTCAGAGTCGTCGCCCCGTTCGTCCTCGCCTTTGGCCTGTTCGTGATGTTCCACGGTGCCGAATCCGCTGGCGGGGGGTTCCAGGGCGGCGTGATCGCCGGCGCAGTGATCCTCATGCTCGCCTTTGCCTACGGAATCGAACCGACCCGCGAGTGGCTCGGGTCCTCGCTGCTCGCGATCGCGGCCGTCACCGGCGTCGTCGTCTTCGCCGTCGTCGGACTCGGTGCGATCGTTCTCGGCGGTAGCTTTCTCGAGTATCCCGTCTACGGCATCCATCACGCCAGCAAGTACGGGATCGAACTCGTCGAACTCGGGATCGGTGCGACCGTCGCAGGCGTGATCACGTCGTTGTTCTTCCTGCTCGCTGCAGGCGTCTCCGAGGAGGTCGATGAGGCATGA
- a CDS encoding cation:proton antiporter subunit C has translation MIDALLARYGYVAMVVLLAIGVYVMIRSPNLVKKVIGMNIFQTGIFLFFISSAYVEDGVPAIVGHGGAEATYVSPLPHVLILTAIVVGVSLTAVALSLIVRIYREYGTLEEDTLREVLANE, from the coding sequence ATGATCGACGCATTACTCGCCCGGTACGGGTACGTGGCGATGGTCGTGTTGCTCGCGATCGGGGTCTACGTGATGATCCGGTCGCCGAACCTCGTCAAGAAGGTCATCGGGATGAACATCTTTCAGACGGGCATCTTCCTGTTTTTCATCTCTTCGGCCTACGTCGAGGATGGCGTGCCGGCGATCGTCGGCCACGGCGGCGCGGAGGCGACCTACGTCAGTCCGCTTCCGCACGTCCTCATTCTGACGGCGATCGTCGTCGGTGTGAGCCTGACAGCCGTCGCACTCTCGTTGATCGTCCGGATCTATCGGGAGTACGGGACCTTGGAGGAAGACACCCTCCGGGAGGTACTGGCCAATGAGTGA
- a CDS encoding monovalent cation/H+ antiporter subunit D family protein yields MSDLAVLPVALPIVGAALAIAVGIRFDRVGWPIAAVVAIGQVAVTATLAWLVATGGRIRYELAGFAPPAGIELVVDGLSAIVALLVAVVAAGVLVYARRAGPRSSAFYAEYLLLLAGLSGMALTGDAFNLYVFLEITGLATYALIASGESGRAAVAALKYLIIGTVGASIYLLGVGYAFIATGTLNMIDLADQLAAVGYDATLVQAAFVLMVGGLAVKTAIYPLHVWQPDAYRFAPDSVSAYVAALVSTVSAYALARTILTVFTVEFLAANPILQTAVVWIAALSVIAGSALAVMQTEVKRMLAYSSVSQFGLVIAAFAIANETAVLGGTIHLVGHAIMKGGLFLAAGVIALSTGARTVDGYRGLARRAPVPAVAFAVLAIAMVGVPPTVGFLGKWNIVLGAVEGGAWVVAPVLVSSALLTLAYFGRLLERMFVAEPLEDTAEAAVAEDTDVAADGGVESADDRPVSLGMIGVVVLAAILAVALGFAGPIFESLLEPTLERVIV; encoded by the coding sequence ATGAGTGATCTCGCTGTGCTGCCGGTCGCGCTCCCGATCGTCGGGGCGGCGCTGGCTATCGCGGTCGGGATCCGCTTCGATCGGGTCGGCTGGCCGATCGCCGCCGTCGTCGCCATCGGACAGGTCGCCGTCACAGCGACCCTGGCCTGGCTTGTCGCGACCGGTGGACGCATCCGGTACGAACTCGCCGGGTTCGCCCCGCCCGCGGGCATCGAACTCGTCGTCGACGGCCTCTCGGCGATCGTGGCACTGCTGGTCGCGGTTGTCGCTGCTGGTGTGCTCGTCTACGCTCGCCGGGCCGGGCCGCGTTCGTCGGCCTTCTACGCCGAGTACCTGCTATTGCTGGCAGGACTCTCCGGAATGGCCCTGACCGGCGACGCGTTCAACCTCTACGTCTTCTTAGAGATCACCGGCCTGGCTACCTACGCACTGATCGCGAGCGGGGAGTCCGGTCGGGCGGCCGTCGCCGCGCTGAAGTACCTCATCATCGGGACAGTCGGTGCGTCGATCTACCTGCTCGGGGTCGGCTACGCGTTCATCGCGACGGGGACCCTGAACATGATCGACCTCGCCGACCAGCTGGCCGCTGTCGGCTACGACGCGACGCTCGTCCAGGCGGCGTTCGTGTTGATGGTCGGCGGCCTGGCGGTCAAGACCGCGATCTATCCGCTGCACGTCTGGCAACCTGACGCCTACAGGTTCGCCCCGGACAGCGTCTCCGCGTACGTCGCGGCGCTGGTCTCGACAGTGTCGGCCTACGCACTCGCGCGGACGATCCTCACGGTCTTTACCGTCGAGTTCCTCGCAGCGAACCCGATCCTCCAGACTGCCGTCGTCTGGATCGCCGCACTCAGCGTGATCGCTGGCAGCGCCCTGGCGGTGATGCAGACGGAGGTCAAGCGCATGCTCGCGTACTCCTCGGTCTCGCAGTTCGGGCTGGTGATCGCCGCGTTCGCGATCGCCAACGAGACCGCGGTTCTGGGCGGGACGATCCACCTCGTCGGTCACGCGATCATGAAGGGGGGGCTGTTCCTCGCTGCCGGCGTGATCGCACTGTCGACCGGTGCACGGACCGTCGACGGGTACCGCGGACTGGCTCGGCGGGCGCCCGTCCCTGCGGTGGCCTTTGCCGTCCTGGCCATCGCGATGGTCGGCGTCCCACCGACGGTCGGGTTCCTCGGGAAGTGGAACATCGTCCTCGGCGCGGTCGAGGGCGGGGCCTGGGTCGTCGCCCCGGTCCTCGTCTCCAGCGCACTGTTGACGCTCGCGTACTTCGGCCGCCTGCTCGAACGGATGTTCGTCGCCGAGCCCCTCGAAGACACCGCGGAGGCAGCCGTTGCTGAGGACACCGACGTCGCTGCCGACGGCGGCGTCGAATCGGCCGACGACCGCCCGGTCTCGCTCGGTATGATCGGCGTCGTCGTTCTGGCGGCCATTCTGGCCGTCGCGCTCGGGTTCGCCGGACCGATCTTCGAATCGCTGCTCGAACCGACGCTCGAGAGGGTGATCGTATGA